One Mycobacterium sp. SMC-4 DNA window includes the following coding sequences:
- a CDS encoding adenylate/guanylate cyclase domain-containing protein — MTATKSVPHRLGRVLERLTRQSGRLGTPDYGSWLLGRPEESQARRRIRIQIILTVFILITNILGIGVSLLLNTVAIPVPSVFSDAPAWLTFGVVPAYMAVALVLGTAWITSRTVGTLRWAIEERSPTRADQNNVFRAPARVAQMLLLLWGVGTALLALLYGLHDAAFIPRFLFAVGFPGIVVATACYMITEFALRPVAAQALEAGRPPRRLAHGVMGRTMTVWLLSSGVPVLGILLLAVFAVSMKNLTATQFGLAVMIIATVSLIFGLILMWLLSWLIATPVRVVRTALKHVEDGDLDCNLVVFDGTELGELQRGFNSMVHGLRERERVRDLFGRHVGREVALAAERQQIELGGEERHAAVIFVDIIGSTQLVTSRPAVEVVELLNRFFDVVVDEVDNHHGLVNKFEGDAVLAVFGAPVDLENAETEALAAARAMTRRLAAEVPECPAGIGVAAGQVVAGNVGAKERFEYTVIGEPVNEAARLCERAKNEAHLLVASADAVNGASEAERAHWVLGEAVTLRGHDQPTQLATLAAED, encoded by the coding sequence ATGACCGCCACCAAGAGCGTGCCGCACCGGCTGGGCCGGGTGCTGGAAAGACTGACCCGGCAGAGCGGGCGGCTTGGAACCCCGGATTACGGTTCTTGGCTGCTGGGCAGGCCTGAGGAGAGTCAAGCCCGCCGGCGCATCCGCATCCAGATCATCCTGACGGTTTTCATCCTCATCACCAACATCCTGGGCATCGGGGTGTCGCTGTTGCTCAACACGGTGGCCATTCCGGTTCCGAGCGTGTTCTCCGACGCGCCGGCATGGCTGACCTTCGGCGTCGTACCCGCCTACATGGCAGTTGCGCTGGTGCTGGGCACGGCGTGGATCACCTCACGTACGGTCGGCACGCTGCGCTGGGCGATCGAGGAACGCAGCCCCACCCGAGCCGATCAGAACAACGTGTTCCGGGCTCCAGCCCGGGTGGCGCAGATGTTGCTGCTGCTGTGGGGAGTCGGAACGGCGCTACTGGCGCTGTTGTATGGCCTGCACGATGCTGCTTTCATCCCCCGGTTCCTGTTCGCCGTGGGATTTCCGGGCATCGTGGTGGCCACGGCGTGCTACATGATCACCGAGTTCGCGCTGCGCCCGGTTGCCGCCCAGGCACTCGAGGCGGGGCGTCCGCCCCGCCGGCTGGCCCACGGTGTGATGGGCCGAACCATGACTGTGTGGTTACTCAGCTCCGGTGTTCCGGTGCTGGGGATCCTGCTGCTCGCAGTGTTCGCGGTATCGATGAAGAACCTGACCGCAACACAGTTCGGCCTGGCCGTGATGATCATCGCCACCGTCTCCTTGATCTTCGGTCTGATCCTGATGTGGCTGTTGTCATGGCTGATCGCCACCCCCGTCCGGGTCGTGCGCACCGCGCTCAAGCACGTCGAGGACGGCGACCTGGACTGCAATCTGGTGGTCTTCGACGGCACCGAGCTCGGTGAGTTGCAGCGCGGGTTCAACTCGATGGTGCACGGTCTGCGCGAGCGCGAACGGGTGCGCGATCTGTTCGGCCGCCACGTCGGTCGCGAGGTTGCGTTGGCCGCCGAACGACAACAGATCGAGCTGGGTGGCGAGGAACGCCACGCCGCGGTCATCTTCGTCGACATCATCGGTTCCACCCAGCTGGTCACGAGCAGGCCGGCGGTCGAGGTCGTCGAGCTGCTCAACCGGTTCTTCGACGTCGTCGTGGACGAGGTCGACAACCATCACGGCCTGGTGAACAAGTTCGAGGGAGACGCGGTCCTGGCGGTGTTCGGCGCACCCGTCGACCTGGAAAACGCCGAAACCGAGGCGCTCGCCGCGGCCCGCGCGATGACGCGCAGACTGGCCGCAGAGGTTCCAGAGTGCCCGGCAGGCATCGGCGTGGCCGCCGGCCAGGTGGTGGCAGGAAACGTCGGCGCCAAGGAACGCTTCGAATACACGGTCATCGGCGAACCGGTCAACGAGGCGGCGAGACTGTGCGAACGCGCGAAGAACGAGGCCCATCTGCTGGTTGCCTCGGCCGACGCGGTCAATGGTGCCAGCGAGGCCGAGCGGGCGCACTGGGTGCTGGGCGAAGCGGTGACGCTGCGCGGGCACGATCAGCCGACGCAATTGGCAACACTGGCCGCTGAGGACTAG
- a CDS encoding IS481 family transposase, producing the protein MSHANARTNLFARRLIVERVAAGWPPAQVAEQLGISRATVYKWLRRYAEGGDEALADRSSRPHRMPRRTSDRVEKKVLAARRRRKRGAVMLAAELGMHASTVGRILARHQVPHLSAIDPITGEPVRSSRRSPNRYEHRTPGSMVHVDVKKLGRIPKGGGWRLHGRDAAVSVANRHKKTRIGYDYVHTAIDDHTRLAYSEVLTDEKDLTCAGFLHRALEWFASHGVRVRRLLTDNAMVYRHGTNWGWVCTAWGLKRRFIKPGCPWTNGKAERFNRTLLNEWAYARPWTSNSLRKRGLDRFLHRYNTQRGHSALGGHPPISRLAA; encoded by the coding sequence GTGTCTCACGCTAACGCCCGTACCAACCTGTTCGCACGTCGCTTGATCGTGGAGCGTGTCGCGGCCGGCTGGCCGCCCGCGCAGGTTGCTGAACAACTGGGAATTTCGCGGGCCACGGTCTACAAGTGGCTGCGCCGATACGCCGAAGGTGGTGACGAAGCCCTCGCTGACCGGTCCTCGCGTCCGCACCGGATGCCCCGGCGCACCAGCGACCGAGTCGAGAAGAAGGTGCTCGCCGCGCGGCGACGCCGCAAGCGTGGCGCAGTCATGCTGGCTGCTGAACTTGGGATGCACGCCTCGACGGTGGGACGGATCCTGGCGCGTCACCAGGTACCGCATTTGAGTGCAATCGACCCGATCACCGGTGAGCCGGTGCGCTCGTCGCGGCGCAGCCCCAACCGCTACGAGCACCGCACCCCAGGATCAATGGTCCACGTCGACGTCAAGAAGCTGGGCCGCATCCCCAAAGGCGGCGGGTGGCGCCTGCACGGCCGCGACGCCGCGGTGTCAGTGGCCAACCGGCACAAGAAGACCCGCATCGGCTACGACTACGTGCACACCGCCATCGACGACCACACCCGGCTGGCCTACAGCGAGGTACTCACCGACGAGAAAGACCTGACCTGCGCGGGATTCTTGCACCGAGCGTTGGAATGGTTCGCCAGCCACGGTGTGCGGGTGCGTCGGCTGCTGACCGACAACGCCATGGTCTACCGACACGGCACCAACTGGGGCTGGGTGTGCACGGCCTGGGGACTCAAACGCCGGTTCATCAAACCCGGCTGCCCCTGGACCAACGGCAAAGCCGAACGCTTCAACCGCACCCTGCTCAACGAATGGGCCTACGCCCGCCCCTGGACATCCAACAGCCTACGAAAACGAGGACTTGACCGATTCCTACACCGCTACAACACTCAACGAGGCCACTCCGCCCTCGGCGGACACCCACCCATCAGCCGACTCGCCGCCTGA
- a CDS encoding acyl-ACP desaturase codes for MMDQTSVLYELEPIVEQNLERHLSTVKPWNPHDYVPWSRGRDFAVLGGEDWAPEDSPLDPVAKAALTVNLLTEDNLPSYHREIATRFGRDGAWGAWVGQWTAEEGRHSIALRDYLVVTRGVDPAKLEALRMEHTIAGYDSGDKTPLAALAYVSFQELATRVSHRNTGRASGCPIADQLLARIAADENLHMVFYRNLMAAALDIAPDAAMAAIRDEVLGFTMPGAGMTDFRENSILIAKAGIYDLRIHHDDVLQPVLRFWRVFERSDFGPAGQQARTELAQFLDAVDERARYYEERAARRTVGTPA; via the coding sequence ATGATGGATCAGACCAGCGTCTTGTACGAGTTGGAACCGATCGTCGAGCAGAACCTCGAGCGCCACCTGAGCACGGTCAAGCCGTGGAACCCACACGACTACGTCCCGTGGAGCCGGGGACGCGACTTCGCCGTCCTCGGCGGCGAGGACTGGGCTCCCGAGGACTCCCCGCTGGACCCGGTGGCCAAGGCTGCGCTGACAGTCAACCTGCTGACCGAGGACAACCTGCCTTCATATCACCGGGAGATCGCCACTCGGTTCGGGCGCGACGGCGCCTGGGGGGCCTGGGTTGGTCAGTGGACCGCAGAGGAGGGACGCCACAGCATCGCGCTGCGCGACTATCTGGTGGTGACCCGCGGTGTGGACCCCGCCAAACTCGAGGCACTGCGCATGGAGCACACCATTGCCGGTTACGACTCGGGCGACAAGACACCGCTGGCGGCGCTGGCCTACGTGTCATTCCAGGAACTCGCCACCCGCGTGTCGCACCGCAACACGGGACGGGCCTCCGGCTGCCCGATTGCCGATCAGCTGCTCGCCCGGATCGCGGCCGACGAGAACCTACACATGGTCTTCTACCGGAACCTGATGGCGGCCGCACTCGATATCGCGCCGGACGCCGCCATGGCCGCCATCCGCGATGAGGTCCTCGGGTTCACGATGCCCGGTGCAGGTATGACCGACTTCCGCGAGAACTCCATCCTCATCGCCAAGGCCGGCATCTACGACCTACGCATCCACCACGACGACGTGCTGCAGCCGGTGTTGCGCTTCTGGCGAGTCTTCGAGCGCAGCGATTTCGGCCCGGCCGGCCAACAGGCCCGCACCGAACTCGCCCAGTTCCTGGACGCGGTCGATGAACGGGCCCGGTATTACGAGGAGAGGGCCGCCCGCCGGACAGTCGGCACGCCGGCCTAG